CCACTTCCCTCTGTCAGATGGACTTTGCCGTCCTGGGCCTTGGGGACTCCTCCTATGCCAGGTGAGTAGGGGTCGATGGGCATACTGGCCAGCATTCTGGACTGACAAGGGACAGTTCTCCAGGCCAAGTGAGAGGTGCCCTGGTGGAGTGACACGTGACCTGGCCTCGAGGCTATGTGGGCCTCACAGTAGGGGAGGGACAGACAGGGAGCAGGCAGAGGAACACAGCACTACCTTGGATCCAGGCCAAGGCTCAGACAAGTGAGCATCACATCCCAACCTGTGGTAACTCCAGCAGAGATCAGCCTGGTCCTATTCCTTACCAGGTAGGGAACAGGCTgggcctataatctcagaggctcaggaggctgaggcaggaggattgcaagttcaaagccagcctcggcaactgagcaaggccctaagcaatttagcaaggctctgtctcaaaaagggctggggatatggcttactggctaagcgcccttgggttcaatgcccagtaccaaaataaaacaacaaccaaGTAGAAAACACTGTGAGGTTTCAGGATTTGGAAAGAGCTCTCAGATGGCAGCCCACTCTGTGGGCCTTACCTGGCAGGGCATGGCTCCTGGCTTTCCTCTTACAGTGTTTTTGTGACACACAGCCACTGTCCCTAAGCAAAAAGTGGTGTTACTTTGCATCATTTCCTAAGGAGATGATGAGGGGTTTGTGTTCAAGCATACAGATGGCATCTTATGACACCAAAGTTTTGAAAACTTCCTGTGGAAGGGAACCAGGGCTTTCCAATGCCACATGCCATTCTGATACCACAAGCTGTGTGCTCAGTAGGGTTCTTAGtcattagacaaaggggagagaagggaactCCACAGCCATGTGACCAGCTCTGCTGCAAGATCTTGTTCCTTGGCAGTGTGCACACATACCAGAGCAGTTGGAAGGGAGCCCCAGCTGCAGACTCACACCTAGTGTGGTCCCTGGATgttgtggtgtggtgtggtgccTGCAGGGTCTAATTGTGCCTTTGTAaaccaaagagaaatgaaaccaGCCTCCAGGAGGACCTCTGACTTTTCCCTGCAATTCAGGGTCTCTGGCCAGAGAACCTGGAGGCTATGGTGGTCTTCAGCCCCCACTTGGGGATGAAATGATAGGTGAACCAGACTGTGTCTCCCCACATGGGCTCTTGGCATTGCAAGGCCCTGCTGTTCGTGGCACCTGTAGGGGCCCTGGTCTCCTTGTTTCCCCTGGCATGTCACAGCCCTGCCCTCTCTGATGGTGCAGTCAGTGTGGGATGTCTCCACCTGAGGGAGGATCTTCTGCCCCAAGCAGTGGGTCAGCCTCGCTGTCTCCATAGGTTCAACTTTGTGGCCAAAAAGTTACACCGCCGGCTGCTACAGCTTGGGGCCAGTGCCCTCCTGCCCATATGCCTGGGGGATGACCAGCATGAGCTGGGGTAAGCATGGGTGGTGATGCCCCTGGGGGCTCTGGCCAACAGGCCAGCCATTGCCCTTGACGATGCTTGTGCTCTCTCAGGCCTGATGCCATCATCGACCCCTGGTTGGGAGACCTGTGGGAAAAGGTGCTGGAGTTATACCCGGTGCCCATTGACCTCCCTGTGATCCCCCATGGAGTCCCGTGAGTGTGGGCCTTGGGTCAGCACTGGAGGTGCCACAGACTGGGTGTGGCTGAGAACCTCATCCTGGTCCCCTCTGATGTGGGTATGTTGCCTCCAGGAGGGAAGGCCATGGTCTGATGTCTCTGCCATCCCCACAGCTTACCCTCCAAGTTCACCCTCCAGTTCCTTCTGGAGGCCCCCAACCCAAGCTCCAAGGAGTCATGCCTAGCCATCTCAGACTCTCTGGGACCCCCGTCAGAGTCCCAGCCCTTCCTGGCACCCATGGTCACCAACCAGAGGGTCACAGGTCCCTCACACTTCCAGGATGTTCGGCTGATTGAGTTCGACATCACAGACTCTGGCATCAGGTAGGGGTTCGGAGCAAGCCTGAGACCTCAAGCAGGCAGAGGGGACAAGGTGCTTAGGTATCCTAGAAGCCAAAATGGGCAGGCAACAGTGGGCAGTGGATCTGGGCTTCAGAAGAGTCTGCCAAAGCTGGGGAGGAGGCTTGACAGCAGGGAGGCCTCTACCCACAGACCCCCAGCCCTCCCTAGACATTTGCCTCCTTCCTCTGCAGTCTCCTGAGCTCCTACATATTCCCCCAAAGTATGATTCCCTGCCCTTGCCCTTCCTGCCCCATCTCCACGCCCTGGTGGCTTTCCCACACAGCTTTGCTGCAGGAGACGTGGTCCTGATCCAGCCCTCAAACTCGGCAGCCCATACCCAGCAGTTCTGCCACATGCTGGGCCTGGACCCCAGCCAGTGCTTCGTGCTACAGCCCCGGGAGCCAGGTGAGTCAGAGCCAGGCCAGACCTCAGTGGTGACTGCCCATCTACTGTCCCACATCCAAGGCCCCACCTGAGGTCCCAGCACACCAAGGTCTTCTGCTCCCACTGCAGATGTCCCTTGCCCACCGGGactgccccagccctgctctgtgTGGCAGCTCGTATCCCAGTACCTGGACATTGCTAGCGTGCCTCGTCGCTCCTTCTTTGAGCTCCTGGCCTGTCTCTCCCCACATGAGCTGGAGCGGGAAAAGCTGCTGGAGCTCAGTTCTGCCCAAGGCCAGGAGGATCTCTGCGAGTACTGCAGCCGGCCTCGAAGGACCATCCTGGAGGTGGGCAGGTCCGTGGGGGCCACAGAACCCTGAGCTGTGTTCACATTGTGGCTGTGCTGAGACTCTCTCTGTCCAGGTACTGTGTGACTTCCCACACACCGCGGGTGCCATCCCCCCAGACTACCTGTTGGACCTCATCCCACAGATCCGGCCCCGAGCCTTCTCCATCGCCTCTTCTCTGCTGGTGAGGCCTGGCAGGCAAAGCAGGGACTGGCGCTCAGACTGGGGCGGGGGTGCAGGCAGGGGCCACACTCTTGACAGGAGATGGTCTTCCTGCCCAGGACTGCCACTGGGTGGAGTGGGTGGTAGGCAGGAGTGGCCTAGTGGGGCAGGGCACCTCTGTTCCCCAGGTTCATCCCAAGAAGCTCCAGATCCTTGTGGCTGTGGTACAGTACCGGACACGCCTCAAGGAACCCCGCCGGGGCCTCTGTTCCTCCTGGCTGGCATCTCTGGACCCAGAGAAAGGTGCCTCCTGCTCCTGGGAGGTGGGAGAGGGAATGCAGCCTGGGTTCCCCCGTCTTTCCTGTGCAACAGTTGGTGCTAGGTAGATCCCTAGCAGGTTGCTCAGACGGTCCTTTGCACCCTTTATGCCACCTCTCTCATGGCAGGACCTGTCCAGGTTCCCCTGTGGGTGCGTCCTGGGGGCCTGGCTTTCCCAGAGACCCGAGACACACCTGTGATCATGGTGGGGCCTGGCACTGGTGTGGCCCCCTTCCGAGCAGCTGTTCAGGAACGTGTGGCCCAGGGCCAGACTGGTGAGTGCAGGGTTCCAGGGCAGGGTCACCATGGGCTGGCTTGACTGAATCCCCAGGGCCTGTGTCCAGTCTTGAGGCCCCCTGTATTTCCCAGGAAACTTCTTATTTTTTGGCTGCCGCTGGCGGGACCAGGACTTCTACTGGGGAGATGAGTGGCAGGAACTGGAGAAGCGGGGCTGCCTGACTCTTGTCACAGCCTTTTCCCGGGAGCAGGTGGGTGCGTTCAGgagccagggcagggcaggagagaAGAGAGACTAGACTTACCCCTGCTACCTGCAGGGGCGGAAAGTATACGTGCAACACCGACTCCGGGAGCTAGGACCGCTGGTTTGGGAGCTGCTGGACCGTCGTGGCGCCTACTTCTACCTGGCTGGGTGAGCCCGGGTCATGGTGTGGTGGAATGGGCCCAGCTCTCTGGGGCTCTCAGCCATACTGAATCCTCTGGCCTGCTCCTCCAGCAATGCTAAGTACATGCCAACGGATGTCACAGAAGCCCTGATGTCCATCTTCCAGGAGGAGGGTGGGCTCTCCCACCCCAACGCAGCTACCTACCTTGCCAGACTCCAGCGGACACTGCGCTTCCAGACTGAGACCTGGGCTTGAGGAACTACCTAGCAAAGGGGCCTCTTGCCCCTGTTTGATACCTAAGCCCTGGAGTCCATATACCATATCAAGACCAGGGCTGGTGCTCCTAGGCCTCAGCTGGCTTAGAGGGCCCTCCTTGCGCACAGCCACACCCCAGGgggacccagggccccacactCTCAGCCTTGACTCCACTGGCTGCCCCTCACCTGCACCATCCCATCCCTTTTTCCATCAGGTTGGTGCTCTGGCCTGGTGCGATGCTCCAGGAAGGCCCCTACCCTGATGGGTACCAGGAACCTAATGAGCCCTTCCCGAAGTTTAGGGTCCTGTGAGGGCTCCCTTTCTTCAGTTTGCAGGGACCATGCTGTCTCCAGTCACCCTGCAGCACCCACAAAACTCCACTTATTGTTGGAGGCCATCAGGACCCCCGACTTCCTGAGAAGCAGGAAGAGGCCAGCCCCTTCCTTTCCTGATTCAGGAAACCTTGGCAATAAACATGACTGCTGGGCAGCTGCTCCTAAGTGTGCTCCTCTACCTTCCTGGTGCTgtggcgcgggggggggggggggggggggggggggtgtcacaGCTCCTCTGCATGGGTTGGGTTGAGGATGACCCTCTGTAACGATGCTCATATGCCATTGGTCAGCTGTCTGCCTGAGCACTCCTGTGCTGGAGTATTTTAACTGGATGGTGAGCCCTGCTGTTGCTTGAATTCCCCCCTAGTAGAACCCTGCCCCACCAAGCACCCAGGCATCCTAGAGCCACGGGAGGCGCTGGGGCTAGAGGCGGGGCTGGAGGCGGGGCGTGCAGTCCCGCCCCTGGGTGGGGCCTCTGGCTCTAGGAGGGGTGCACTGTGGGAGGAGTCAACTCCCCGACTGGAGCCCTGGAGGAGCGTCTGTTTGGTCAGCTCTCTGGAGGGATCACCCCACTTGGGCCCAGGAGCCACCTGGAGCTGGCATGCAGCAGGGACCTACGCAAAGTTTACTTCCAGTGGTGACTGTGAGCTCAGAGGTACAGCTGAAGGTCAGTGTTCTGAGGAAACGGCGGGTGAAGTGCAGACCCTGCCCAGTCCTGGAGGGCCACACGGACTTTTCACCCCACCAACTGCCTTTGCCAGGCTGGAGTCCCCTCCCATCCATCCTGATTCCTGCCCTGGGTCCCCCACGTTGGGCCCCAGTGAGCACAGCTCTGGGTACAGCAGTCCATCTTGGGTCCTGCTGGACCCTGAGCACTTGGATCCACCAAGCCAGCTCCCAGCAGAAGAAGGGAGTGATCTCCGGGCCTCCCAGGGTTCCAGAACTCTAGACAGTGAGTCCCTGCTGGAGACCAGAGTCCAGGTTGGCACCTGGTCCCTGCCAACTGGGCAAGAGCAGGAAGAGGGTGTGGGGGAGGAGTGCCCTATCTGCACAGAGCCCTACGGGATGGGCGAGCACCGCCTGGCCCTGCTAAACTGTAGACATGGCCTGTGTGTGGGCTGCTTGCACCAGCTGCTGGGCACCACCCCCAGCACCGACCTGGGCCGTGTGCGCTGCCCGCTGTGTCGCCAGAAGACACCTGTGCTGGAGTGGGAGATCTGCCGGCTGCAGGAGGAGCTGCTTCAGGCTGACGGGCCCCAGTGCCCACCACCTCCCTCACCCCCAACACCTGCCCTTcgtggccctgggccctggggcttCCTAGAACACCGCTACCAGCTGCGTTTCCTGGCAGGGCCTGTGGGTGGCCGGGGCTGCCTGCCCTTCCTGCCTTGCCCGCCCTGCCTAGGCACCTGGTTGTGGGCACTGCGGGAGCGTGGGCCCTGCGCCCGCCGCCTGGCACTACTGAGCCTGATAGTGCTTGAgctgctggggctgctgctcATCTTCATGCCACTCATGCTGCTGGGGCTGCTCTTCATGCTCCTGGACCGCTCTGGCCGCTGAGCAGAACCCAGGCACTGGCCTTCAGTCTAGACCTACTATcactgaacccaagaccaggaCCCAGGGCTACCCAGAAGCCCGACTCTACCAGAAagccccctcccccccgcccccgtGACCCAACTCTGACTGAGCCCAAGGACATCATGCCAAGGACAGCTGCTAGAGGAGGCCAGTCCAGCAGAAATGTCTGTGAGCAGGGCCCCACATGCTTGCAAGTGACAGTCTGGCCATGGGCACACACTGGCCCACACCTCCCCCTTCCAAGGTCCAATTGAGCAGGCAGATGTGAATGTGAACAGAGATCTGGCAGTGAGTCTGTTCCCTGGAGAGGACAGGGACTCACCTATTGTGCAGGCCGGTGTGCATCCCTGAAGGTCAGGGTGGCCAGCAGGAGGAGCCTGCACTGTACATGCCCAACCTGGGCCAGGACTAGAGGGTGGTCTGGAGCATCCAGGGTGCCACCACTAGATGTGTGTTGTAAGGCACAAGGGCCCATGCAGGCCCTGGAGCTTGAGGAGTGCCAGGCCCAAGCCCCTGCTCTGCCTGCCTGCACCACCTCCCACCTCCAAGCCTAGGGCCCTCACCTGAAAAGGGGGACAGCTGTGGCCTACCTCACAGCTTGTTGGTGATGTAATGTGAGGCCCAGCACTGTGTGCTAAGTGCTGTCCTGGCAAAAGTGGTTCTCAATAAACAGTAGCTGCTAATACCATTGTTGCCCCGCCTGTCCTTGCTGTTACCCCACCTCCACCATCCAGGCTGCTGTCCCTACAAAGTACCCTTGCAAAGGTACTTTCTACAAACCCAAGTGGTCCAGACATCAAGACAGGAGACCTGGGTCCTTGTACTCTCATCACAGTCTTGGGCCATCTGGAAACCACTGCTCATAACTGGCCCAAAGGTTTTTCCCACATAACCGTGGTAGACCAGCACAGGTACTCTGGACCAGATGAGTTCTCCATACAGCCACTGGCTGGTGCCAAGGGAAGGTCCTAGTTACCCGGCTGGGCAGTTCTGCACACTTGCCACACAGCCCTCCGTGGTGCACactagcagcccttctgcaccaacATGAGGGGGACTTGTTCACAGCCAGACCCGGTCCTCCCAAGGACATGCTCACCAAGCTTGAGAAAGCCAACCCTGAGCAGAAAGTGGCCTCCCTCTTGCAGGTGCCCACCCTGTGCCCAGGCTTGGGCATAGCCCATAGCTCTAGTCCAGGGGACAGGTACAAACTTTGGCAAAGAGTTTTAATGGCAAAGTTGGCTGCAGCGACAATGCCACATGGGGTGGGGCCAGAAGCCATAGTGGGTGAGGAAGGGTCGGCAGGCAACAGGGCAGGGCCAGATCCCTGAAGCAGCATCGAGCGAGGACTGGCACGCAGTAGTGGGCAGGTGGGCACTACATGATGGAGCAGGCGGACAGCGGGTTCCGCACGTGGCAGGTGCACGCAGCTCCACAGTACTGCCGGAAGGTCTGGTAGCAGCTGCCCTCAggctcacccccccactggccaCCAGATGGGGCAGTCAGTGCCTCCGGAGGCAGGCGACTCAAGATGGATGTATTGACAGCCAGCGCAGCCAGGCCATAGTCAGTGAAGAGCACAGTCTCACGGCGGCAGGTGGGGCAGGAGATGAACTTGTACTTGGGGCAGGACTCATAGAGAATCTGCAGGCACTGCTCACACACAGAGTGCAGGCAAGATAGCACTCGGGGCCGCCGCTGGGTAACGTTGTATGTGTGCCCGCAGGTGGGGCACTCCAGGGGCTCACCTGCTGCAACTGTCCCAGTCCCTGATGAAGAAGCCACAGAGGCAGCCGGTGCAGGCCGAATCACATACTGATTCACAATGACCTCGTCCGCTGGCGCCACTCGAGGGAAGCCCAGTTCAGAGCTGCCCTTGCGGGGCCGCCGTGGCAAGGGTGGGGTGTGAGGTGCCCCTTCCAAGGCAGGCATGTCCCCCCCACATGCCTGGTTGACAATGATCTCTGTGTGTGAGGGCCAGGCACGCTTGGGTGCCAGAGTGGGGGTGGGCCGGGGTGCAGGTGGGAAGCAGGGGGCAGCTGCCGGGAGTTCAGGGAACTTTTCAGGATGGACAATTTTCATGGCCTCCATCTTGAGGATGACATGTGGGCCCTTCAGGCAGGACATGAGGAGGCCCGGCCAGCCACTGCCCACCTCGGGCCCAGGGTCAGCAGGCATTCGGCTGTCTGCAGTCAGACTGGACTTTCGGGTAGGAGAGGGTGTTGGTGAGGGacggggaggaagagagggagcagCATCCTGGTCCTGCCAGGCCTGGTGGGGACCCCGGCAGCCCCGTGGACTCCTAGGGGCAGCCGGTGAGAGCTGGGGGGTCAGCCCCCCGCCCAGTGGCCACAGTGGCTTCTCTGGTCCagtcctgggaggaggaggaagtggtggtggtgggggaggcaAACGGGGACAGGGAGGTGTAGGGGGCTGCCCTGGGCTGGAGGTCTGACCTAGGGGCTCACCCAGGGTCGCTGGCTGCTGAGGCTGGCAAGGGGGCGTGAGGGGAGCCCCCCCAGCAGCCAAGGTCAGCAATCCCTGGGCCGGGACATCGGGGCAGGCAGGGGCTAGGTGGGCCCCATGGCTCCAGGACAG
This portion of the Ictidomys tridecemlineatus isolate mIctTri1 chromosome 4, mIctTri1.hap1, whole genome shotgun sequence genome encodes:
- the Rnf208 gene encoding RING finger protein 208, coding for MPADPGPEVGSGWPGLLMSCLKGPHVILKMEAMKIVHPEKFPELPAAAPCFPPAPRPTPTLAPKRAWPSHTEIIVNQACGGDMPALEGAPHTPPLPRRPRKGSSELGFPRVAPADEVIVNQYVIRPAPAASVASSSGTGTVAAGEPLECPTCGHTYNVTQRRPRVLSCLHSVCEQCLQILYESCPKYKFISCPTCRRETVLFTDYGLAALAVNTSILSRLPPEALTAPSGGQWGGEPEGSCYQTFRQYCGAACTCHVRNPLSACSIM
- the Ndor1 gene encoding NADPH-dependent diflavin oxidoreductase 1 isoform X3, producing MDFAVLGLGDSSYARFNFVAKKLHRRLLQLGASALLPICLGDDQHELGPDAIIDPWLGDLWEKVLELYPVPIDLPVIPHGVPLPSKFTLQFLLEAPNPSSKESCLAISDSLGPPSESQPFLAPMVTNQRVTGPSHFQDVRLIEFDITDSGISFAAGDVVLIQPSNSAAHTQQFCHMLGLDPSQCFVLQPREPDVPCPPGLPQPCSVWQLVSQYLDIASVPRRSFFELLACLSPHELEREKLLELSSAQGQEDLCEYCSRPRRTILEVLCDFPHTAGAIPPDYLLDLIPQIRPRAFSIASSLLVHPKKLQILVAVVQYRTRLKEPRRGLCSSWLASLDPEKGPVQVPLWVRPGGLAFPETRDTPVIMVGPGTGVAPFRAAVQERVAQGQTGNFLFFGCRWRDQDFYWGDEWQELEKRGCLTLVTAFSREQGRKVYVQHRLRELGPLVWELLDRRGAYFYLAGNAKYMPTDVTEALMSIFQEEGGLSHPNAATYLARLQRTLRFQTETWA
- the LOC144376719 gene encoding ring finger protein-like, giving the protein LDGEPCCCLNSPLVEPCPTKHPGILEPREALGLEAGLEAGRAVPPLGGASGSRRGALWEESTPRLEPWRSVCLVSSLEGSPHLGPGATWSWHAAGTYAKFTSSGDCELRGTAEGQCSEETAGEVQTLPSPGGPHGLFTPPTAFARLESPPIHPDSCPGSPTLGPSEHSSGYSSPSWVLLDPEHLDPPSQLPAEEGSDLRASQGSRTLDSESLLETRVQVGTWSLPTGQEQEEGVGEECPICTEPYGMGEHRLALLNCRHGLCVGCLHQLLGTTPSTDLGRVRCPLCRQKTPVLEWEICRLQEELLQADGPQCPPPPSPPTPALRGPGPWGFLEHRYQLRFLAGPVGGRGCLPFLPCPPCLGTWLWALRERGPCARRLALLSLIVLELLGLLLIFMPLMLLGLLFMLLDRSGR
- the Ndor1 gene encoding NADPH-dependent diflavin oxidoreductase 1 isoform X2: MTAPQLLVLFGSQTGTAQDVAERLGREARRRRLGCRVQALDSYAVANLIREPLVVFVCATTGQGDPPDNMKNFWRFIFRKNLPSTSLCQMDFAVLGLGDSSYARFNFVAKKLHRRLLQLGASALLPICLGDDQHELGPDAIIDPWLGDLWEKVLELYPVPIDLPVIPHGVPLPSKFTLQFLLEAPNPSSKESCLAISDSLGPPSESQPFLAPMVTNQRVTGPSHFQDVRLIEFDITDSGISFAAGDVVLIQPSNSAAHTQQFCHMLGLDPSQCFVLQPREPDVPCPPGLPQPCSVWQLVSQYLDIASVPRRSFFELLACLSPHELEREKLLELSSAQGQEDLCEYCSRPRRTILEVLCDFPHTAGAIPPDYLLDLIPQIRPRAFSIASSLLVRPGRQSRDWRSDWGGGAGRGHTLDRRWSSCPGLPLGGVGGRQEWPSGAGHLCSPGSSQEAPDPCGCGTVPDTPQGTPPGPLFLLAGISGPRERTCPGSPVGASWGPGFPRDPRHTCDHGGAWHWCGPLPSSCSGTCGPGPDWTSTGEMSGRNWRSGAA
- the Ndor1 gene encoding NADPH-dependent diflavin oxidoreductase 1 isoform X1; the protein is MTAPQLLVLFGSQTGTAQDVAERLGREARRRRLGCRVQALDSYAVANLIREPLVVFVCATTGQGDPPDNMKNFWRFIFRKNLPSTSLCQMDFAVLGLGDSSYARFNFVAKKLHRRLLQLGASALLPICLGDDQHELGPDAIIDPWLGDLWEKVLELYPVPIDLPVIPHGVPLPSKFTLQFLLEAPNPSSKESCLAISDSLGPPSESQPFLAPMVTNQRVTGPSHFQDVRLIEFDITDSGISFAAGDVVLIQPSNSAAHTQQFCHMLGLDPSQCFVLQPREPDVPCPPGLPQPCSVWQLVSQYLDIASVPRRSFFELLACLSPHELEREKLLELSSAQGQEDLCEYCSRPRRTILEVLCDFPHTAGAIPPDYLLDLIPQIRPRAFSIASSLLVHPKKLQILVAVVQYRTRLKEPRRGLCSSWLASLDPEKGPVQVPLWVRPGGLAFPETRDTPVIMVGPGTGVAPFRAAVQERVAQGQTGNFLFFGCRWRDQDFYWGDEWQELEKRGCLTLVTAFSREQGRKVYVQHRLRELGPLVWELLDRRGAYFYLAGNAKYMPTDVTEALMSIFQEEGGLSHPNAATYLARLQRTLRFQTETWA
- the Ndor1 gene encoding NADPH-dependent diflavin oxidoreductase 1 isoform X4 is translated as MTAPQLLVLFGSQTGTAQDVAERLGREARRRRLGCRVQALDSYAVANLIREPLVVFVCATTGQGDPPDNMKNFWRFIFRKNLPSTSLCQMDFAVLGLGDSSYARFNFVAKKLHRRLLQLGASALLPICLGDDQHELGPDAIIDPWLGDLWEKVLELYPVPIDLPVIPHGVPLPSKFTLQFLLEAPNPSSKESCLAISDSLGPPSESQPFLAPMVTNQRVTGPSHFQDVRLIEFDITDSGISFAAGDVVLIQPSNSAAHTQQFCHMLGLDPSQCFVLQPREPDVPCPPGLPQPCSVWQLVSQYLDIASVPRRSFFELLACLSPHELEREKLLELSSAQGQEDLCEYCSRPRRTILEVLCDFPHTAGAIPPDYLLDLIPQIRPRAFSIASSLLVHPKKLQILVAVVQYRTRLKEPRRGLCSSWLASLDPEKGPVQVPLWVRPGGLAFPETRDTPVIMVGPGTGVAPFRAAVQERVAQGQTGLLLGR